ATGCTTTCGTTTTGTGGGGCGTTATTCACGGCGTATTCAATGTTTCCCGCAATATGGTCAGCGAGCATATCGCGAATGATGGTAATGAATACTCCGGCGAATCCTTCCGGATTCCTGAAAATCAATTTCTTCTTTGCCTCTTTCATCTGTTTGAAGATTTCTAATATCGTATGTCTCGTCAACGTCGTTTCCTTGGCGGCACGATCGATCAGATTGAATACGGGATACGTCGTCTCCGCTTCCCGGACAGTCTTCTCATCAATGTGTTGACCTTCGGTAGAATCCCACGCGATAGGCTGAGCTCTGGTTAACTTTTGTCCGTTGTCGAATTCTACGGACGAATCCGATCCTTCCTGAATGATCTTCAGAATCTTAAAGCCCCTCAGTCTTTCGTCTTTGGCCAGTTTTGACAAATCATCGCGCACATCAAAATAGCGTGACGCCGTTGTCTTTTGCCCTCTCGTATCGGAAATGTCAATTTCGATCTTGGCCAATTTGACTTTCACTTCCAGAAGCTTTAAACAAATGTGTGTAATTACAAACTTCCCCTTTGTGATGGAGATCCGCGGTTCTGGAAAGTCGGCGTAATTCAGTTTGGTGACACATTGTTCGATGAGTTCTTTCGTGTTCACCTTTATATCGTACGAAGTTCGGCGTGAGAGTTTTTCCCAGAATTCACGAAATTCTTTGCTTCTGTAAATCTTGTCGTTTCGTTTGGCCAAACCGTGGCGGGCATTGGAGGGGGACGGAGGCACCGCATCCCCGCTTTCGCGATACTCCATCTGCAAATTGCTGACGTAGTTCTCATAACTCTCATTGGCGACGACGGTCAGGATATTCACGGATTCGTCCTGAATTCGCTCTCCGGTCTGATCGACGCACAATCGCAATCCTCGCCCGATTTCCTGCCGCTTCTTCATTTCCGACTGCGTATTATTCAACGTACATATCTGGAATACATTCGGATTATCCCAGCCTTCTTTGAGAGCCGAATGGGCAAAGATAAAACAAACCTTCTCGTCGAAAGACAAGAGGCGTTCTTTGTCCTTCATGATCAGTTCATACGCCGCCTTCTCAAGTTCTTTTTCTTCTTTCGTTTTCTTTTCTTCTTCAATGGAAGTATCTACGACGATTTCTTCGCCTTTCTTCGTCGCCTTCTTCGCAAAATAAGCCTGCCTCACGTCTTCGGGCTTCAGATTTTCGAAAAAGGAATTTCCTTTTCGTAAACGATGGAACGCTTTATCAAACAAAAGCCGTATCAAACCATTTTCTTCTGTATAATTGGCGACTCGGTCGATAAAAAACAGCGTCAAAACCTTGATTTTTTTGTTGGCAAGTTCCGCCTGCCTTTGCATGTGTTGCTTGATCGTCTCTTCGATCTGAATTCGGAAAATCTCCTCTCTGGAAAGATTAACTTCACCGGGTTCATTCAGCAGGAGGCGCTGGCCGTTCGAGAAAACGACCACGCCGTTCTTCTTGTCGATCTCATCGACAACGATCCCTCTATGCGATTCGTTTTTCGTTTTTCGGAAAAGATCATCGTCCTTCTCGACTTCCAATTCTTTCTCGCGCTTCAGACCTTTTTCAATGATCATCAAACGCAATTTAGCCTTCAGGCCGGAACTGTATCGTATGGATTGCAATGCCAGCGACGTCTGCCCCTCATTCAGATTCTCCTCTTCACGAATACCGTAAACCTGAATCCGTTTCACGAGGTTCATCTTAAAGGCATCCACCGGGCTCAGACGATAGATCAGGTTCGGTTTCTCTACCGGCGTCGCGCTGTATCGAAGCGCAAAAAGAGGATGCAAAGTCCGCAAAGCTTCTTTTGACTTCTGGCTCAGGTAATTCTGGGCTTCGTCCAGTATCAGGATGGGCCGCGTTTCCTGAATGTATTGGTACGGACGCCATTCACCGGGCAATTTCTCCGTCGGCTTGAAGATGACATTGCTTGATTTATTAAATGAATCGACCGTGATGATCAGGATTTCCGTGAAAGACGACGTCGCAAAGCCTCGCAGTTTGCTGATCTGCTGGCCGTCGTATTCGATGAGGTGAACGGTTTCATTGCTGTAGAGCGTCTTGAAGTGCTCCCGCGTGATCTGGAAGGACTTGATGACGCCTTCGTAGATGGCGATGCTGGGAACGACGATGACGAACTTACGGAAACCGAAGTTTTTACGGAGCTCATGAATGGTCCGAAGATAGGCGTACGTCTTACCCGTGCCCGTCTCCATCTCGATGGTGAAAGACGGATAACGCCAGGAATCAGAGCCGACACCATCAAGAACGAGCCCCTCATCCACGTCAAGCGTCATATTCCGAGGAACTTCATTGCTATTTTGAATAGCGACAAGATTATCGAAAACGAAAGATTCGTCGAGCGCATGCCCTTCCGGCATATTCGGCACGACATCGGCGCCCATCTGAAAACCATTGGCGTGATCGGAAAGCCCGTCGAAAAGCTTCAAGACACTATCAACGGCCGTCTTCTGATGCGACTGATTGGGATCAAATTTGAAACGAATGAGATTGG
The sequence above is a segment of the bacterium genome. Coding sequences within it:
- a CDS encoding DEAD/DEAH box helicase family protein; its protein translation is MSNLIRFKFDPNQSHQKTAVDSVLKLFDGLSDHANGFQMGADVVPNMPEGHALDESFVFDNLVAIQNSNEVPRNMTLDVDEGLVLDGVGSDSWRYPSFTIEMETGTGKTYAYLRTIHELRKNFGFRKFVIVVPSIAIYEGVIKSFQITREHFKTLYSNETVHLIEYDGQQISKLRGFATSSFTEILIITVDSFNKSSNVIFKPTEKLPGEWRPYQYIQETRPILILDEAQNYLSQKSKEALRTLHPLFALRYSATPVEKPNLIYRLSPVDAFKMNLVKRIQVYGIREEENLNEGQTSLALQSIRYSSGLKAKLRLMIIEKGLKREKELEVEKDDDLFRKTKNESHRGIVVDEIDKKNGVVVFSNGQRLLLNEPGEVNLSREEIFRIQIEETIKQHMQRQAELANKKIKVLTLFFIDRVANYTEENGLIRLLFDKAFHRLRKGNSFFENLKPEDVRQAYFAKKATKKGEEIVVDTSIEEEKKTKEEKELEKAAYELIMKDKERLLSFDEKVCFIFAHSALKEGWDNPNVFQICTLNNTQSEMKKRQEIGRGLRLCVDQTGERIQDESVNILTVVANESYENYVSNLQMEYRESGDAVPPSPSNARHGLAKRNDKIYRSKEFREFWEKLSRRTSYDIKVNTKELIEQCVTKLNYADFPEPRISITKGKFVITHICLKLLEVKVKLAKIEIDISDTRGQKTTASRYFDVRDDLSKLAKDERLRGFKILKIIQEGSDSSVEFDNGQKLTRAQPIAWDSTEGQHIDEKTVREAETTYPVFNLIDRAAKETTLTRHTILEIFKQMKEAKKKLIFRNPEGFAGVFITIIRDMLADHIAGNIEYAVNNAPQNESIDEIFPPTKKYVQKELMNGTKTSLYDVIQFDSDVERRFVENRVMPDDEYGKILCYFKFPGNFKIGLPKIIGNYNPDWGIIRLSEDGKYKLQLVRETKGNMDPNLLQFKNEKRKIDCAKKHFKIIGVDYRQVTDEKPFKWWESEEIS